Within the Pseudomonas chlororaphis subsp. aurantiaca genome, the region AGACGGTTGTCAGCGAGAACCTTAAGCACCTTACCGCGCTTACCCTTGTCTTTGCCGGCGATCACGATGATCTCGTCGTCACGACGAATCTTTTGCATGTCGGATCTCCTTACAGCACTTCTGGGGCGAGCGAGACGATCTTCATGAACTTCTCAGTACGAAGTTCACGGGTCACTGGCCCAAAGATACGGGTGCCGATCGGCTCTTGCTTGTTGTTCAACAGAACAGCAGCGTTGCCATCAAAGCGGATGATGGAGCCGTCAGCACGACGGACGCCATGGCGAGTGCGGACCACAACAGCAGTCATCACTTGACCCTTCTTCACCTTACCGCGAGGAATTGCTTCCTTAACGGTAACTTTGATGATGTCACCGATACCAGCGTAACGACGATGGGAGCCACCCAGCACCTTGATGCACATAACACGGCGAGCGCCGCTGTTATCGGCCACATCGAGCATGGATTGAGTCTGAATCATATAATTTCTCCGACCCTTAGCCCTTAGACTTCCACAGCGCGTTCGAGAACATCAACCAGAGCCCAAGACTTGGTCTTGGCCATCGGACGAGTTTCACGAATAGTGACTTTGTCGCCGATGTGGCACTGGTTGGTTTCGTCGTGCGCGTGCAGCTTAGTCGAACGCTTAACGTATTTACCGTAGATAGGGTGCTTAACGCGACGCTCGATCAGAACGGTGATGGTCTTGTCCATCTTGTCGCTGACAACACGGCCAGTCAGCGTACGGACAGTTTTTTCGGCTTCAGCCATGATTACTTACCTGCCTGCTGGTTGAGCACAGTCTTCACGCGAGCGATGTCACGCTTAACTTGCGAGAGCAGATGAGACTGCCCCAACTGGCCAGTTGCCTTCTGCATACGCAGATTGAACTGGTCGCGCAGCAGGCCGAGCAGTTGCTCGTTCAGCTGCTGTGCGGATTTTCCACGAAGTTCATTCGCTTTCATCACATCACCGTCCGTTTAACAAAGGAGGTGGCGAGCGGCAGCTTTGCAGCAGCCAGGGCGAAAGCCTCACGCGCCAGCTCTTCAGAAACACCCTCGATTTCATACAGGACTTTGCCTGGCTGAATCTGGGCAACCCAGTATTCGACGTTACCCTTACCTTTACCCATCCGAACTTCGAGTGGCTTCTTGGAAATAGGCTTGTCCGGGAATACACGGATCCAGATCTTGCCGCCACGTTTTACGTGACGGGTCAGAGCACGACGCGCTGACTCGATCTGACGAGCGGTGAGACGACCACGAGCAACAGACTTCAGCGCGAACTCGCCGAAGCTGACTTTGCTACCGCGCAACGCCAGACCACGGTTGTGGCCGGTCATTTGCTTGCGGAACTTCGTACGCTTTGGTTGCAACATTTGGCGTACCCCTTACTTAGCAGCTTTTTTACGAGGCGCTGGTGCTTGTGGCTTCAGCTCTTCTTGGCGACCACCAATTACTTCGCCTTTAAAGATCCAAACCTTCACACCGATCACACCGTAAGTGGTGTGAGCTTCGTAGGTGGCATAGTCGATATCGGCACGCAGGGTGTGCAGTGGCACACGACCTTCGCGATACCATTCAGTACGTGCGATTTCAGCACCGCCGAGACGACCGCTCACTTGGATTTTGATGCCTTTGGCACCAATGCGCATGGCGTTCTGTACTGCGCGTTTCATAGCGCGACGGAACATTACACGGCGCTCCAGCTGCTGAGCTACGCTCTGGGCAACCAGCATACCGTCGAGCTCCGGCTTGCGGATCTCTTCGATATTGATGTGCACAGGCACACCCATTTGCTTGGTCAGGTCCTGACGCAGTTTCTCAACATCTTCACCTTTCTTGCCGATCACGATGCCGGGACGAGCGGTGTGGATGGTGATGCGTGCAGTTTGAGCCGGACGATGGATATCGATACGGCTTACGGACGCGCTTTTTAGTTTGTCTTGGAGATACTCACGCACATTCAGATCTGCGAGCAAATAGTCCGCATAAGTCCGACCGTCTGCGTACCAGACGGAGGTGTGCTCCTTGACGATTCCCAGGCGAATGCCAATGGGATGTACTTTCTGACCCATCTCTTCGACTCCGTTACTTGTCAGCAACCTTGACAGTGATATGGCAAGACCGCTTGACGATGCGATCAGCACGGCCTTTGGCACGTGGCATGATGCGCTTCAGCGAACGCCCTTCGTTGACGAAAACGGTGGAGACCTTCAGGTCATCAACGTCTGCGCCTTCGTTATGCTCGGCGTTGGCTACGGCCGACTCCAGCACTTTCTTCATGATCTCGGCGGCTTTCTTACTGCTGAAAGCCAACAGGTTGAGCGCTTCGCCCACCTTCTTCCCGCGGATCTGGTCGGCGACCAAGCGGGCTTTCTGGGCGGAGATTCGAGCGCCCGACAACTTAGCGGCTACTTCCATCGTTCCTTACCCCTTAACGCTTGGCTTTCTTGTCAGCCACGTGCCCGCGATATGTACGGGTACCGGCGAACTCGCCCAGTTTGTGGCCGACCATGTCTTCGTTCACGAGAACTGGAACATGCTGACGACCGTTATGCACAGCAATGGTCAGACCGACCATTTGTGGCAGGATCATGGAACGGCGCGACCAGGTCTTAACTGGTTTGCGATCGTTCTTTTCCGCCGCCACTTCGATCTTCTTCAGTAGGTGAAGATCAATAAAAGGACCTTTTTTCAGAGAACGTGGCACTGTCGTATCCCTCTATTTACTTGCGACGACGGACGATCATTTTGTCGGTACGCTTATTACCACGAGTCTTCGCGCCCTTAGTCGGGAAGCCCCATGGCGATACCGGATGACGACCACCAGAGGTACGACCTTCACCACCACCATGTGGGTGGTCAACCGGGTTCATGGCAACACCACGAACGGTTGGGCGAACGCCACGCCAGCGTTTGGCACCAGCTTTACCCAGCGAACGCAGGCTGTGCTCGGAGTTCGAGACTTCGCCCAGGGTCGCACGGCATTCAGCCAGGACTTTACGCATCTCACCAGAACGCAGACGCAGGGTCACGTAGACACCTTCACGAGCGATCAGCTGAGCCGAAGCACCAGCGGAACGAGCGATTTGCGCGCCTTTACCTGGCTTCAGTTCGATGCCGTGTACGGTGCTACCAACTGGAATGTTACGCAGTTGCAGAGCGTTGCCCGGCTTGATCGGCGCCAGGGCGCCTGCGATCAGCTGGTCGCCAGCGCTCACGCCTTTAGGGGCAATGATGTAGCGACGCTCGCCGTCTGCGTACAGCAGCAAAGCGATGTGAGCAGTACGGTTTGGATCGTATTCGATACGCTCGACAGTGGCAGCGATGCCATCTTTGTCGTTGCGACGGAAGTCGACCAGACGGTAGTGCTGCTTATGACCACCACCAACGTGACGAGTGGTAATGCGGCCATTGTTGTTACGACCACCAGACTTCGATTTCTTCTCGAGCAGCGGTGCGTGAGGAGCGCCTTTATGCAGCTCCTGGTTGACCACCTTGACCACAAAACGGCGGCCAGGGGAAGTCGGTTTGCATTTAACGATTGCCATGATGCACCCCTTCCTTACTCAGCACTGCTGCTGAAATCGAGATCTTGGCCTGGCTGAAGGGAGATAACTGCCTTCTTCCAGTCATTACGCTTGCCCAGACCGCGAGCGGTACGCTTGCTCTTACCCAGAACATTCAGGGTAGTAACGCGTTCCACTTTCACGCTGAACAGGCTTTCGACGGCCTTCTTGATTTCCAGCTTGGTTGCATCAGTAGCAACCTTGAAAACGAACTGGCCTTTCTTGTCTGCCAGAACCGTAGCCTTCTCGGAAACGTGCGGGCCAAGCAGAACTTTAAATACGCGTTCCTGGTTCATCCCAGCAGCTCCTCGAATTTCTTCACGGCCGACACAGTGATCAACACTTTGTCGTATGCGATCAGACTAACTGGATCGGAACCTTGCACGTCACGTACATCAACGTGTGGCAGGTTACGAGCAGCCAGGTACAGGTTCTGATCAACAGCGTCAGACACGATCAGAACGTCGGTCAGACTCATGTTGTTCAGTTTGCCCAGCAGATCTTTGGTTTTCGGAGTTTCAACAGCGAAATCCTGAACCACGACCAGACGATCAGTACGCACCAGCTCAGCAAGGATGGAACGCATTGCTGCGCGATACATCTTCTTGTTCAGCTTCTGGGAGTGATCCTGTGGACGAGCTGCGAAAGTGGTACCGCCGCCACGCCAGATTGGGCTACGGATAGTACCGGCACGAGCGCGGCCAGTACCTTTCTGACGCCATGGGCGCTTGCCGCCACCGGAAACGTCGGAACGGGTCTTTTGCTGCTTGCTACCTTGACGGCCGCCGGCCATGTAGGCCACGACTGCTTGGTGAACCAGCGTCTCGTTGAATTCGCCGCCAAATGTCAGTTCGGAAACTTCGATCGCTTGAGCGTCATTTACATTTAATTGCATGTCAGCTTCCCCTTAACCGCGAGCCTTGGCCGCCGGACGTACAACCAGGTTGCCGCCAGTAGCGCCAGGAACAGCACCCTTGACCAACAACAGATTGCGTTCAGCGTCGACGCGCACTACTTCCAGGGACTGCACGGTCACGCGCTCAGCGCCCATATGACCGGACATTTTTTTGCCCTTGAATACACGACCAGGAGTCTGGCACTGGCCAATAGAGCCCGGGACGCGGTGGGAAACGGAGTTACCGTGGGTGTTATCTTGACCGCGGAAATTCCAACGCTTGATGGTACCGGCGAAGCCTTTACCTTTCGACTGACCGGTAACGTCTACCAGTTGGCCAGCTGCGAAGATTTCTGCATTGATCAGATCGCCAGCTTGGTACTCGCCTTCTTCAAGACGGAATTCCCAAACACCACGACCGGCAGCAACGTTCGCTTTAGCGAAGTGACCTGCTTGAGCAGCAGTCACGCGCGAAGCACGACGCACACCTACAGTGACTTGCACTGCACGATAGCCATCGGTTTCTTCAGTTTTGAACTGGGTGACGCGATTCGGCTCGATCTCAATGACCGTGACCGGAATGGAGACACCTTCTTCGGTGAAAATACGGGTCATACCGCATTTACGACCGACTACACCAATAGTCATGTTGTAAACCTCATGAGTGTACGGGGCTTTCACCCGCTATGGCCGCCCATTTCAGAGCGTTACACGACTAAGACCGAGTCTTAGCCGAGGCTGATCTGCACTTCCACACCTGCCGCAAGATCAAGCTTCATAAGTGCATCAACGGTTTTATCCGTTGGCTGGACGATGTCCAGTACGCGCTTATGAGTACGGATCTCGTACTGGTCACGCGCGTCTTTGTTGACGTGCGGGGAGACCAGAACGGTGAACCGCTCTTTACGGGTAGGCAGTGGAATAGGACCACGCACTTGAGCACCAGTACGTTTCGCGGTTTCCACGATTTCCTGGGTGGATTGGTCGATCAGGCGATGGTCGAAAGCCTTCAACCTGATACGGATTTGCTGATTTTGCATTGGATTTCAGACTCCAGGCTGCTATTCCCACCGGGCGCAATACGCCCGTTAAAAGGAGGCGCAATTCTATAGACGGTCCCACAGAGTGTCAACCCAATAAAAAAGCCCCCGCAAGCGGGGGCTTTTTCATGAGTCGTCGATTACTCGATGACTTTGGCCACGACGCCAGCGCCGACGGTACGACCGCCTTCACGGATAGCGAAACGCAGACCATCTTCCATCGCGATGGTTTTGATCAGAGTGACAGTCATCTGGATGTTGTCACCTGGCATTACCATTTCAACGCCTTCTGGCAGCTCGCAGTTACCAGTCACGTCAGTAGTACGGAAGTAGAACTGTGGACGGTAGCCCTTGAAGAACGGAGTATGACGGCCACCTTCTTCTTTGCTCAGAACGTACACCTCAGCGGTGAACTTGGTGTGCGGCTTAACGGTACCTGGCTTAACCAGAACCTGGCCACGCTCAACGTCGTCACGCTTGGTGCCACGCAGCAGAACGCCGCAGTTCTCGCCAGCACGACCTTCGTCGAGCAGTTTGCGGAACATTTCAACGCCGGTGCAGGTGGTTTTCTGAGTTTCGCGCAGACCAACGATCTCAACTTCTTCCTGGATGCGAACGATACCACGCTCAACACGACCAGTTACCACGGTGCCACGACCGGAGATCGAGAACACGTCTTCGATAGGCATCAGGAACGGCTTGTCGATAGCACGCTCTGGCTCTGGAATGTAGGTATCCAGAGTTTCTACCAGCTTCTTAACAGCGGTAGTGCCCATTTCGTTGTCGTCTTGGCCGTTCAGAGCCATCAGAGCCGAACCGAT harbors:
- the rplN gene encoding 50S ribosomal protein L14, encoding MIQTQSMLDVADNSGARRVMCIKVLGGSHRRYAGIGDIIKVTVKEAIPRGKVKKGQVMTAVVVRTRHGVRRADGSIIRFDGNAAVLLNNKQEPIGTRIFGPVTRELRTEKFMKIVSLAPEVL
- the rpsQ gene encoding 30S ribosomal protein S17 — protein: MAEAEKTVRTLTGRVVSDKMDKTITVLIERRVKHPIYGKYVKRSTKLHAHDETNQCHIGDKVTIRETRPMAKTKSWALVDVLERAVEV
- the rpmC gene encoding 50S ribosomal protein L29, producing MKANELRGKSAQQLNEQLLGLLRDQFNLRMQKATGQLGQSHLLSQVKRDIARVKTVLNQQAGK
- the rplP gene encoding 50S ribosomal protein L16, with protein sequence MLQPKRTKFRKQMTGHNRGLALRGSKVSFGEFALKSVARGRLTARQIESARRALTRHVKRGGKIWIRVFPDKPISKKPLEVRMGKGKGNVEYWVAQIQPGKVLYEIEGVSEELAREAFALAAAKLPLATSFVKRTVM
- the rpsC gene encoding 30S ribosomal protein S3, which translates into the protein MGQKVHPIGIRLGIVKEHTSVWYADGRTYADYLLADLNVREYLQDKLKSASVSRIDIHRPAQTARITIHTARPGIVIGKKGEDVEKLRQDLTKQMGVPVHINIEEIRKPELDGMLVAQSVAQQLERRVMFRRAMKRAVQNAMRIGAKGIKIQVSGRLGGAEIARTEWYREGRVPLHTLRADIDYATYEAHTTYGVIGVKVWIFKGEVIGGRQEELKPQAPAPRKKAAK
- the rplV gene encoding 50S ribosomal protein L22, whose product is MEVAAKLSGARISAQKARLVADQIRGKKVGEALNLLAFSSKKAAEIMKKVLESAVANAEHNEGADVDDLKVSTVFVNEGRSLKRIMPRAKGRADRIVKRSCHITVKVADK
- the rpsS gene encoding 30S ribosomal protein S19, whose product is MPRSLKKGPFIDLHLLKKIEVAAEKNDRKPVKTWSRRSMILPQMVGLTIAVHNGRQHVPVLVNEDMVGHKLGEFAGTRTYRGHVADKKAKR
- the rplB gene encoding 50S ribosomal protein L2, with translation MAIVKCKPTSPGRRFVVKVVNQELHKGAPHAPLLEKKSKSGGRNNNGRITTRHVGGGHKQHYRLVDFRRNDKDGIAATVERIEYDPNRTAHIALLLYADGERRYIIAPKGVSAGDQLIAGALAPIKPGNALQLRNIPVGSTVHGIELKPGKGAQIARSAGASAQLIAREGVYVTLRLRSGEMRKVLAECRATLGEVSNSEHSLRSLGKAGAKRWRGVRPTVRGVAMNPVDHPHGGGEGRTSGGRHPVSPWGFPTKGAKTRGNKRTDKMIVRRRK
- the rplW gene encoding 50S ribosomal protein L23, with translation MNQERVFKVLLGPHVSEKATVLADKKGQFVFKVATDATKLEIKKAVESLFSVKVERVTTLNVLGKSKRTARGLGKRNDWKKAVISLQPGQDLDFSSSAE
- the rplD gene encoding 50S ribosomal protein L4, with translation MQLNVNDAQAIEVSELTFGGEFNETLVHQAVVAYMAGGRQGSKQQKTRSDVSGGGKRPWRQKGTGRARAGTIRSPIWRGGGTTFAARPQDHSQKLNKKMYRAAMRSILAELVRTDRLVVVQDFAVETPKTKDLLGKLNNMSLTDVLIVSDAVDQNLYLAARNLPHVDVRDVQGSDPVSLIAYDKVLITVSAVKKFEELLG
- the rplC gene encoding 50S ribosomal protein L3, producing MTIGVVGRKCGMTRIFTEEGVSIPVTVIEIEPNRVTQFKTEETDGYRAVQVTVGVRRASRVTAAQAGHFAKANVAAGRGVWEFRLEEGEYQAGDLINAEIFAAGQLVDVTGQSKGKGFAGTIKRWNFRGQDNTHGNSVSHRVPGSIGQCQTPGRVFKGKKMSGHMGAERVTVQSLEVVRVDAERNLLLVKGAVPGATGGNLVVRPAAKARG
- the rpsJ gene encoding 30S ribosomal protein S10; protein product: MQNQQIRIRLKAFDHRLIDQSTQEIVETAKRTGAQVRGPIPLPTRKERFTVLVSPHVNKDARDQYEIRTHKRVLDIVQPTDKTVDALMKLDLAAGVEVQISLG
- the tuf gene encoding elongation factor Tu, whose protein sequence is MAKEKFERNKPHVNVGTIGHVDHGKTTLTAALTRVCSEVFGSARVDFDKIDSAPEEKARGITINTAHVEYDSNIRHYAHVDCPGHADYVKNMITGAAQMDGAILVCSAADGPMPQTREHILLSRQVGVPYIVVFLNKADMVDDAELLELVEMEVRDLLSTYDFPGDDTPIIIGSALMALNGQDDNEMGTTAVKKLVETLDTYIPEPERAIDKPFLMPIEDVFSISGRGTVVTGRVERGIVRIQEEVEIVGLRETQKTTCTGVEMFRKLLDEGRAGENCGVLLRGTKRDDVERGQVLVKPGTVKPHTKFTAEVYVLSKEEGGRHTPFFKGYRPQFYFRTTDVTGNCELPEGVEMVMPGDNIQMTVTLIKTIAMEDGLRFAIREGGRTVGAGVVAKVIE